The following proteins come from a genomic window of Yinghuangia sp. ASG 101:
- a CDS encoding PhoX family protein encodes MPFDHVPSHDPDDVAANPSGNRTLGEVVASRRSVLRGSTVAAAGFLAGGGLLAGAGAAGAQGEDKGRGRPGGKPSALLGFAAVATSDQDRLVVPPGYTADILVPWGTPLSSRGPAWRKDASNSAADQARQVGMNHDGMHFFPTGRGSERDRRGVLVVNHEYVDQALLFPDGPAVMTREKVDKALAAHGVTVVEVAEERGRWKAVDSRLNRRVTGATPVRFSGPVGDGHPALAARGPARGTLNNCSNGATPWGTYLACEENWNSYFATDDATWTPSPEQARYGVDKVGSGYNWHKADPRFDIAADPNEANRFGWVVEIDPFDPRSTPVKRTALGRVKHEGATVTESRGRVVVYTGDDQDKEYVYKFVGDASWRSLRARGESPLDHGTLHVAKFEADGSGRWLPLVFGTGPLTAANGWRDQADVLLRTRQAADAVGATPLDRPEWIAVHPRSKDVFVTLTNGSGGGPVGPRTPNPYGQIVRWREDRGDNTALTFRWDIFLLAGDPKYDAKVTLPEDRIFGSPDGLAVDDDGRLWIQTDISNSSQNQAGKGYDRIGNNQMLAADPSTGEVRRFLTGPRGCEITGITFTPDHRTMFVNIQHPGESTTVWGAPSPADPRAVSNWPDFDPAGRPRSATVVIRKRDGGVIGT; translated from the coding sequence ATGCCCTTCGACCACGTGCCCTCCCACGATCCCGACGACGTCGCCGCCAACCCCTCGGGCAACCGGACCCTCGGCGAGGTGGTCGCCTCGCGCCGGTCGGTGCTGCGCGGTTCCACCGTCGCGGCGGCCGGGTTCCTGGCGGGCGGCGGACTCCTGGCCGGAGCGGGCGCGGCCGGTGCGCAAGGCGAGGACAAGGGGCGCGGCCGTCCCGGGGGCAAGCCGAGCGCGCTGCTCGGGTTCGCGGCGGTGGCCACGTCCGACCAGGACCGCCTGGTGGTGCCGCCCGGGTACACCGCGGACATCCTGGTCCCGTGGGGGACTCCGCTGAGTTCGCGCGGCCCGGCGTGGCGCAAGGACGCCTCGAACTCGGCCGCCGACCAGGCGCGGCAGGTCGGCATGAACCACGACGGCATGCACTTCTTCCCGACCGGCCGAGGCTCCGAGCGCGACCGGCGCGGTGTGCTCGTGGTCAACCACGAGTACGTCGACCAGGCGCTGCTGTTCCCCGACGGCCCGGCGGTGATGACCCGGGAGAAGGTGGACAAGGCGCTCGCCGCGCACGGCGTCACCGTGGTCGAGGTGGCCGAGGAGCGCGGCCGGTGGAAGGCGGTCGACTCGCGGCTGAACCGCCGCGTCACGGGTGCCACGCCGGTCCGGTTCTCGGGTCCGGTCGGCGACGGGCACCCCGCGCTCGCGGCCCGCGGCCCGGCGCGGGGGACGCTCAACAACTGCAGCAACGGCGCCACGCCGTGGGGCACGTACCTGGCGTGCGAGGAGAACTGGAACAGCTACTTCGCCACGGACGACGCCACGTGGACGCCCAGCCCCGAGCAGGCGCGGTACGGCGTCGACAAGGTCGGCTCCGGCTACAACTGGCACAAGGCCGACCCGCGCTTCGACATCGCCGCCGACCCGAACGAGGCGAATCGTTTCGGTTGGGTCGTCGAGATCGACCCGTTCGACCCGCGCTCAACCCCCGTCAAGCGCACCGCGCTGGGCCGCGTCAAGCACGAGGGCGCCACGGTCACCGAGTCGCGGGGCCGCGTCGTCGTGTACACCGGCGACGACCAGGACAAGGAGTACGTCTACAAGTTCGTCGGCGACGCCTCCTGGCGCTCGCTGCGGGCACGCGGCGAGAGCCCGCTCGACCACGGCACGCTCCACGTCGCGAAGTTCGAGGCCGACGGCAGCGGTCGCTGGCTCCCGCTGGTCTTCGGCACCGGTCCGCTGACCGCCGCGAACGGCTGGCGGGACCAGGCCGACGTCCTGCTGCGCACCCGCCAGGCGGCCGACGCGGTCGGCGCCACGCCGCTGGACCGGCCGGAGTGGATCGCGGTGCACCCGCGCAGCAAGGACGTGTTCGTGACGTTGACGAACGGCAGCGGCGGCGGGCCGGTCGGGCCGCGCACGCCCAACCCGTACGGTCAGATCGTGCGCTGGCGCGAGGATCGCGGCGACAACACGGCGCTGACCTTCCGCTGGGACATCTTCCTGCTGGCCGGCGACCCGAAGTACGACGCCAAGGTGACGCTGCCCGAGGACCGCATCTTCGGTTCGCCGGACGGTCTCGCGGTCGACGACGACGGCCGCCTGTGGATCCAGACGGACATCTCCAACTCGTCGCAGAACCAGGCGGGCAAGGGCTACGACCGCATCGGCAACAACCAGATGCTGGCCGCCGACCCGTCGACCGGTGAGGTACGCCGCTTCCTGACCGGCCCGCGCGGCTGCGAGATCACCGGCATCACCTTCACCCCCGACCACCGCACGATGTTCGTCAACATCCAGCACCCGGGCGAGTCGACGACGGTGTGGGGCGCGCCCTCGCCGGCCGACCCCCGCGCGGTGAGCAACTGGCCCGACTTCGACCCGGCGGGCCGTCCGCGCTCCGCGACCGTGGTGATCCGCAAGCGCGACGGCGGCGTCATCGGCACCTGA
- the sigJ gene encoding RNA polymerase sigma factor SigJ — protein MDDIDNDPTRRGTDDRTDAEGPGAGGERVCRGVAREGEDAGCGPAGAGDRGDCHAGPFEEDDLARIFERERPRLLRVAYATTGSLAEAEDCVQDAWLRLQGLDDPEVIHSLSAWLTTTVGRLALDVLGSARVRRERYVGTWLPEPLVGEPVADPADRVTLDESVSMALLVVLEKLSPAQRSAFLLHDVFGLSFDEVAEVVGRSSAAVRQLASRARRQVARERPRFPPTRARQSELVAAFSQACLSGDLDALMRLLDPAVVLRTDGGGKVRALLSVKHGARDVAELLLAVADVLVDLQVTTVNGTPGLVLRESGGAVSVVAFLVDRDRIVALDVVRNPDKLTGVGTAPDGPVNPRGAAGVSASGTAPAARAPARDGHPEG, from the coding sequence ATGGACGACATCGACAATGACCCGACGCGGCGCGGGACCGACGACCGGACGGATGCCGAGGGCCCCGGCGCGGGTGGTGAGCGCGTCTGCCGGGGTGTGGCGCGCGAAGGCGAGGACGCGGGCTGCGGGCCTGCCGGTGCGGGCGACCGCGGCGATTGCCACGCCGGACCGTTCGAAGAGGATGACCTCGCCCGGATTTTCGAACGTGAGCGACCGCGTTTGCTGCGCGTCGCGTATGCGACCACCGGTTCGCTGGCGGAGGCCGAGGACTGTGTGCAGGACGCCTGGCTGCGGTTGCAGGGCCTTGACGATCCGGAGGTGATCCACAGTCTGTCGGCGTGGTTGACGACGACGGTGGGCCGCCTGGCTCTCGATGTCCTGGGCAGTGCGCGGGTCCGGCGGGAGCGTTATGTGGGGACGTGGTTGCCGGAGCCGTTGGTGGGGGAGCCGGTCGCCGATCCGGCGGATCGTGTCACGTTGGACGAGTCGGTGAGTATGGCGCTGCTGGTGGTGTTGGAGAAGTTGTCGCCGGCGCAGCGGTCGGCGTTCCTGCTGCACGATGTGTTCGGTCTGTCGTTCGACGAGGTCGCCGAGGTGGTCGGTCGTTCGTCGGCCGCGGTGCGTCAGCTGGCCTCGCGGGCGCGGCGGCAGGTCGCCCGGGAGCGCCCGCGGTTTCCCCCGACGCGGGCCAGGCAGAGCGAGTTGGTCGCCGCGTTCTCCCAGGCCTGTCTGAGCGGGGATCTGGACGCCCTGATGCGGTTGCTCGACCCCGCGGTCGTGCTGCGCACCGACGGCGGGGGAAAGGTCCGGGCGCTGCTGTCGGTCAAGCACGGCGCGCGGGACGTGGCGGAGCTCCTGCTCGCGGTGGCCGATGTGCTGGTCGATCTGCAGGTGACGACGGTCAACGGGACGCCGGGTCTGGTGTTGCGGGAGTCCGGGGGTGCGGTGTCGGTCGTCGCGTTCCTGGTCGACCGGGACCGGATCGTCGCCCTCGACGTCGTGCGCAACCCCGACAAGCTCACCGGCGTCGGCACCGCTCCGGACGGCCCCGTGAACCCCCGGGGCGCCGCGGGCGTTTCGGCGTCCGGAACCGCACCCGCCGCCCGCGCCCCGGCCCGCGACGGGCACCCGGAGGGCTGA
- a CDS encoding MMPL family transporter: MTVVDRSPAGGPETEVPPPTSVFARMAGFAHRRRWVALVLWTLVLVGVQAGSLIAGNDYREDYALPGTQSQRAADLLAEHGAARAADTVPVVVAVDADRNAGATLADPAVRDRVTRMVAHVAEVAKVGEVRSPYDDPSAMSPDGRIGYATVVLEVPAKEMSKADAERLHDAAAEFADDGLRVELGGDVGRLLAEGEGGLAEGAGLLAALVILVVMFGTVLAAGLPIATAVFAVGSTLAVGVLASHVFTIAEWTPYVMMLVGLGVGIDYALLIFARFRSELLRGRSPRDATVVALDAAGRSVFVAGCTVIVALLGLVALGLGSLRGMALSVALTVLVTMLASLTLLPALLAVFGDRFARTFQAKAERRARRGRGEEGAVWRRLAAVVQRRPLIALVSGLLALGALMLPALDLRLGFADAGNDAPGKTSREAYDLLSEGFGPGFNGPLVVVVEGGRAGAVPATDSAVAAMGRAEGVAAVGPVTPVGDGTVAMVQVFPEGSPQDKETSRLVNRLRDDVLPGIAAETGAKYLVGGSTAATEDYADKVADRMPLFVTIVVGLSVLLLMVVFRSLLVPLKAALFNLLSIGAALGAMVLVFQHGMFGVDPAPIEAYLPVMVFAIVFGLSMDYEIFLVARMREEWRRSSDASGAVREGLAHTGSVITAAGAIMVAVFGAFMLSPDRLLQQTGFGMAVAVFVDAVIIRCLLVPATMQLLGRRAWWLPAPLERVLPRLEIER, translated from the coding sequence ATGACCGTTGTCGACAGGTCCCCAGCCGGGGGACCGGAGACCGAAGTTCCGCCCCCCACGAGTGTGTTCGCCCGCATGGCCGGGTTCGCCCACCGGCGCAGGTGGGTCGCTCTGGTGCTGTGGACACTCGTCCTCGTCGGTGTCCAGGCAGGCTCGCTGATCGCCGGGAACGACTACCGCGAGGACTACGCCCTGCCCGGCACCCAGTCGCAGCGGGCCGCCGACCTGTTGGCCGAACACGGCGCGGCCCGCGCCGCGGACACGGTGCCGGTCGTGGTGGCCGTCGACGCCGACAGGAACGCGGGGGCGACACTCGCGGACCCCGCCGTCCGCGACCGCGTGACGCGCATGGTCGCGCACGTCGCCGAGGTGGCGAAGGTCGGCGAGGTGCGCAGCCCGTACGACGACCCCTCGGCCATGTCCCCCGACGGCCGGATCGGCTACGCGACCGTCGTCCTGGAGGTCCCCGCCAAGGAGATGTCCAAGGCGGACGCCGAACGCCTGCACGACGCCGCGGCGGAGTTCGCGGATGACGGACTGCGCGTCGAACTGGGCGGGGACGTCGGCCGGTTGCTCGCCGAGGGCGAGGGCGGCCTCGCCGAGGGAGCGGGCCTGCTCGCGGCACTGGTCATCCTCGTGGTGATGTTCGGCACCGTGCTCGCGGCCGGACTGCCCATCGCCACCGCCGTGTTCGCCGTCGGGTCGACCCTGGCCGTCGGGGTGCTCGCGTCCCACGTGTTCACGATCGCCGAGTGGACCCCGTACGTGATGATGCTCGTCGGCCTCGGCGTCGGCATCGACTACGCGCTGCTGATCTTCGCGCGGTTCCGGTCCGAGCTGCTGCGGGGCAGGTCGCCGCGCGACGCGACGGTGGTGGCCCTGGACGCGGCGGGCCGCTCGGTGTTCGTCGCCGGCTGCACCGTGATCGTGGCCCTGCTCGGGCTGGTGGCCCTCGGGCTGGGGTCGCTGCGCGGCATGGCGCTGTCGGTGGCGCTGACCGTGCTCGTCACCATGCTCGCGTCCCTCACGTTGCTCCCGGCCCTGCTGGCGGTGTTCGGCGACCGGTTCGCCCGCACGTTCCAGGCCAAGGCCGAACGCCGCGCCCGCCGGGGGCGCGGCGAAGAGGGCGCGGTGTGGCGGCGCCTGGCCGCGGTCGTGCAGCGGCGGCCCCTGATCGCCCTGGTGTCGGGACTGCTGGCCCTCGGCGCGCTGATGCTGCCCGCTCTCGACCTGCGGCTCGGGTTCGCCGACGCGGGCAACGACGCGCCCGGGAAGACCAGCAGGGAGGCGTACGACCTGCTCTCCGAGGGCTTCGGCCCCGGCTTCAACGGGCCCCTCGTCGTGGTCGTGGAAGGCGGTCGCGCCGGCGCGGTACCCGCCACCGACTCGGCCGTCGCGGCCATGGGGCGCGCGGAAGGGGTCGCCGCGGTCGGACCGGTCACGCCGGTCGGCGACGGCACCGTCGCGATGGTCCAGGTCTTCCCCGAGGGCTCGCCGCAGGACAAGGAGACCTCGCGCCTGGTGAACCGGCTCCGCGACGACGTGCTGCCCGGCATCGCGGCCGAGACCGGCGCCAAGTACCTGGTCGGCGGGTCCACCGCGGCGACCGAGGACTACGCCGACAAGGTCGCGGACCGGATGCCGCTGTTCGTGACCATCGTCGTCGGGCTGTCCGTCCTGCTGCTCATGGTGGTCTTCCGGTCGCTGCTCGTGCCCCTCAAGGCCGCCTTGTTCAACCTGCTGAGCATCGGGGCCGCGCTGGGCGCGATGGTCCTGGTCTTCCAGCACGGCATGTTCGGAGTGGACCCCGCACCGATCGAGGCGTATCTGCCGGTGATGGTGTTCGCGATCGTGTTCGGCCTGTCGATGGACTACGAGATCTTCCTCGTGGCGCGCATGCGCGAGGAATGGCGGCGGAGCAGCGACGCGTCCGGGGCGGTACGCGAGGGGCTGGCGCACACCGGGTCGGTCATCACCGCGGCGGGGGCGATCATGGTCGCGGTCTTCGGGGCCTTCATGCTCAGCCCGGACCGCCTGCTGCAACAGACCGGCTTCGGCATGGCGGTGGCGGTGTTCGTCGACGCGGTGATCATCCGGTGCCTGCTGGTTCCGGCGACGATGCAGCTGCTGGGACGCCGCGCGTGGTGGCTGCCCGCCCCGCTGGAGCGCGTACTGCCCCGCCTGGAGATCGAACGCTGA
- a CDS encoding PepSY domain-containing protein encodes MRKRNKVVIGVATLALAGGVTGGTLALASSSGGDKPVTGPEADAAKAAAVQAVGAGSTAGNVEHDDEHAATWEVEVAKPDGTKVDVRLDSGYKVVTIDSNDDHADEDNGADGETADD; translated from the coding sequence ATGCGCAAGCGCAACAAAGTGGTGATCGGCGTGGCGACACTCGCGCTGGCCGGGGGTGTGACCGGGGGGACGCTGGCGCTCGCGTCGTCGTCCGGCGGTGACAAGCCGGTGACCGGTCCCGAGGCGGACGCCGCCAAGGCCGCGGCGGTCCAGGCCGTCGGCGCCGGATCGACGGCGGGCAACGTCGAGCACGACGACGAGCACGCCGCGACGTGGGAGGTCGAGGTCGCCAAGCCGGACGGCACCAAGGTCGACGTCCGCCTCGACAGCGGCTACAAGGTCGTCACGATCGACAGCAATGACGACCACGCCGACGAGGACAACGGCGCCGACGGCGAGACCGCGGACGACTGA
- a CDS encoding response regulator transcription factor, with product MRILVVDDDRDLALAVKRGLEQEGFAVDVAHDGTDGLWLATENPYAALVLDVMLPGVEGGELCAQLRAADNWVPVLMLTAKDGEADEARALDAGADDYLSKPFSYMVLVARLRALLRRGRRTRPLVLTVGDLTLDPAAHRVARDGRPIELTPRQFALLELLMTRAGEVLSKTAILDHVWDFAFEGDPNIVEVYVGQLRRRIDEPFGRTTLRTVRGVGYRLDTEAVPDAVAPPPASAGP from the coding sequence GTGCGCATTCTGGTGGTCGACGATGACCGAGACCTCGCCCTCGCCGTGAAGCGCGGTCTCGAACAGGAGGGATTCGCCGTCGACGTCGCCCACGACGGCACGGACGGGCTGTGGCTCGCGACCGAGAATCCGTACGCCGCGCTGGTGCTCGACGTCATGCTGCCGGGGGTCGAGGGCGGCGAACTGTGCGCACAACTGCGTGCCGCCGACAACTGGGTCCCGGTGCTGATGCTCACCGCGAAGGACGGCGAGGCCGACGAGGCCCGCGCACTCGACGCGGGCGCCGACGACTACCTGTCGAAGCCCTTCTCGTACATGGTCCTCGTCGCGCGCCTGCGCGCCCTGCTGCGCCGCGGGCGCCGCACCCGTCCGCTCGTGCTCACCGTCGGCGACCTGACCCTCGACCCCGCCGCCCACCGCGTCGCGCGCGACGGCCGGCCCATCGAACTGACGCCCCGCCAATTCGCTTTGCTGGAACTCCTGATGACGCGCGCGGGGGAGGTCCTGTCCAAGACGGCGATCCTCGACCACGTCTGGGACTTCGCCTTCGAGGGAGACCCCAACATCGTCGAGGTCTACGTCGGCCAGTTGCGCCGCCGCATCGACGAGCCCTTCGGCCGCACCACGCTGCGCACCGTGCGCGGTGTCGGCTACCGCCTGGACACCGAGGCCGTGCCCGACGCGGTCGCGCCCCCGCCCGCCTCCGCCGGACCCTGA
- a CDS encoding sensor histidine kinase, with the protein MRLRTVVPRTVRGRATVAASLVVCVALAVGAFTLLLILEHNLRSALDRNLTVRTRDLAAVAPGLPEGMAPAAGGEEDVALVVGPDGHIIGASADAYTDAAPPFALFAGADEPRLRTLTGHNRDGETEAYRVAAMTAGDGRTVYVADSMEHVSEPVATVRVVLLVGLPPLLALLTCTTWLVVGRSLRPVEAIRAEVADISEHALHRRVPVPATHDEIGRLARTMNEMLARLESAGDRQRTFVADASHELQTPLALFRTRLEVALAHPEANDWPSTARGLLDADRAMERLVRDLLFLARDDESGGDATAHRHSAPLDLDVVVLEEAAGLRPASRVRIDTSQVSAGPVRGSRDDVARLVRNLLDNAARHAASAVRVSVALTPDARSVVLEVEDDGPGVPEEFRPHLFERFTRADTSRARTGGGTGLGLAIVKTIAERHDGTVAVGDRPDGASGARFTVRLPAD; encoded by the coding sequence ATGCGCCTCCGCACCGTCGTACCACGCACCGTCCGCGGCCGGGCCACCGTCGCCGCGTCGTTGGTCGTCTGCGTCGCGCTCGCCGTCGGGGCGTTCACGCTGCTGCTCATCCTGGAGCACAACCTCCGCAGCGCCCTCGACCGCAACCTCACGGTCCGTACGCGGGATCTCGCGGCCGTCGCCCCCGGGCTGCCCGAGGGCATGGCACCGGCGGCCGGGGGCGAGGAGGACGTCGCGCTGGTGGTCGGGCCCGACGGCCACATCATCGGGGCGTCCGCCGACGCGTACACCGACGCCGCACCGCCGTTCGCGCTGTTCGCCGGGGCGGACGAACCCCGCCTGCGTACCCTCACCGGGCACAACCGGGACGGTGAGACCGAGGCGTACCGCGTCGCGGCGATGACCGCCGGCGACGGCCGCACGGTGTACGTGGCCGACAGCATGGAGCACGTGAGCGAACCGGTCGCCACCGTACGTGTCGTGCTGCTGGTCGGCCTGCCGCCGCTCCTCGCCCTGCTGACCTGCACCACCTGGCTGGTCGTCGGCCGTTCCCTGCGACCGGTCGAGGCGATCCGCGCCGAGGTCGCCGACATCTCCGAACACGCGCTGCACAGGCGGGTGCCGGTCCCCGCGACGCACGACGAAATCGGCCGCCTGGCCCGCACGATGAACGAAATGCTCGCCCGGCTCGAATCCGCGGGCGACCGACAGCGCACGTTCGTCGCCGACGCGTCGCACGAACTGCAGACGCCGCTCGCGCTGTTCCGCACCCGGCTCGAAGTCGCACTCGCCCATCCCGAGGCGAACGACTGGCCGTCCACCGCCCGCGGCCTGCTGGACGCCGACCGCGCGATGGAACGACTCGTCAGGGACCTGCTGTTCCTCGCGCGCGACGACGAATCCGGCGGCGACGCGACCGCGCACCGGCACTCCGCGCCCCTCGATCTCGACGTGGTCGTCCTCGAAGAGGCCGCCGGACTGCGCCCCGCGTCGCGCGTGCGGATCGACACGTCCCAGGTGTCGGCGGGCCCCGTGCGGGGCTCGCGCGACGACGTGGCGCGCCTGGTCCGCAATCTCCTCGACAACGCCGCGCGTCACGCGGCGTCGGCGGTGCGGGTGTCGGTGGCCCTGACTCCCGACGCGCGCTCGGTCGTGCTCGAGGTCGAGGACGACGGCCCCGGCGTCCCCGAGGAGTTCCGGCCGCACCTGTTCGAACGCTTCACCCGCGCGGACACCTCCCGGGCCCGGACCGGCGGCGGCACGGGCCTCGGACTCGCCATCGTCAAAACGATCGCCGAGCGGCACGACGGCACGGTCGCGGTCGGCGATCGTCCCGACGGCGCCTCGGGGGCACGCTTCACGGTACGGCTGCCCGCGGACTGA
- a CDS encoding signal peptidase II, with protein sequence MGGTRTDTAVRARLTGWATGVLAIAAADLAAAEWAEDHLTGRHAPPVGAVGVGVVFDHGPFLPVGSAWLGVMLLVGCIAALTAFALRVATTASRLRAAALVLLLGGLSADLIDRLGDDTVTDYLYLTPWPNEGFNIADLAVAAGVVAFVATVATRGRRRPG encoded by the coding sequence ATGGGTGGAACACGAACCGACACCGCCGTACGGGCTCGGTTGACCGGATGGGCCACGGGCGTCCTGGCCATCGCCGCCGCCGACCTGGCAGCCGCGGAATGGGCGGAGGACCACCTCACCGGCCGCCACGCGCCGCCGGTCGGCGCGGTCGGTGTCGGGGTCGTGTTCGACCACGGGCCGTTCCTGCCGGTGGGGTCCGCGTGGCTGGGCGTGATGCTGCTGGTCGGCTGTATCGCGGCGCTGACGGCGTTCGCCCTGCGTGTGGCGACGACCGCGTCCCGACTGCGTGCCGCGGCCCTGGTCCTGCTGCTGGGCGGCCTGAGCGCGGACCTGATCGACCGTCTCGGCGACGACACCGTGACCGACTACCTCTACCTGACGCCGTGGCCGAACGAGGGCTTCAACATCGCCGACCTTGCCGTCGCGGCAGGCGTGGTCGCGTTCGTCGCGACGGTCGCCACACGCGGCCGACGCCGCCCGGGCTAG
- a CDS encoding lysylphosphatidylglycerol synthase transmembrane domain-containing protein, translating to MSAVLVAATAVVAVRRRHDLVAALHLIEKVRPAWLGVAALLEALALLCQAGLQRRLLVMGGARLGLGPMSAMVVAANAVAGALPGGAAFAAAWLFGQFRQRRVPAVLAGSVLVVSGLMSGLTLFALLVVGVLAGGRKGPAELRTVVLWSAVALVVVVAVVVVALRFTRVRWWARRGRQRIGRRSRRMWEVADGLAHLMRRVRTTRPGVRPWLTPLALALANWLLDAACLAACAWGLGITLPWRGVLIAYALTQMTGALRLTPGGLGIVETSLAALLVLYGLPADQAIALTLLYRIVSYWALQPIGWTSWLGLTIASHRRGTRAAPDD from the coding sequence GTGTCGGCCGTTCTCGTCGCGGCCACGGCGGTCGTCGCCGTGCGGCGGCGGCACGACCTGGTCGCGGCGCTGCATCTGATCGAGAAGGTCCGCCCGGCGTGGCTGGGCGTCGCCGCCTTGCTGGAGGCGCTGGCGCTGCTGTGTCAGGCGGGGCTGCAACGACGGCTGCTGGTGATGGGCGGCGCCCGCCTGGGGCTCGGTCCGATGAGCGCCATGGTCGTGGCGGCCAACGCGGTGGCCGGGGCGCTTCCGGGCGGTGCGGCGTTCGCGGCGGCGTGGCTGTTCGGCCAGTTCCGGCAGCGCCGCGTCCCGGCGGTCCTCGCCGGGTCGGTGCTCGTGGTCTCCGGCCTCATGTCGGGTCTCACGCTGTTCGCCCTGCTGGTCGTCGGTGTGCTGGCCGGCGGCAGGAAAGGGCCCGCCGAGCTGCGCACGGTCGTGCTGTGGTCGGCGGTCGCGCTGGTCGTCGTCGTCGCGGTCGTGGTCGTCGCGTTGCGGTTCACGCGGGTGCGGTGGTGGGCGCGGCGCGGCCGACAGCGCATCGGGCGCCGCTCCCGCCGGATGTGGGAGGTCGCGGACGGACTCGCGCACCTCATGCGCCGCGTGCGCACGACCCGGCCGGGCGTCCGTCCGTGGCTCACACCGCTCGCGCTGGCCCTCGCCAACTGGCTTCTCGACGCCGCGTGCCTGGCCGCGTGCGCGTGGGGGCTGGGCATCACGCTGCCCTGGCGGGGAGTGCTGATCGCGTACGCGCTCACCCAGATGACCGGGGCACTGCGGCTGACTCCCGGCGGGCTCGGCATCGTCGAAACCAGTCTCGCGGCCCTGCTGGTCCTCTACGGACTGCCCGCCGACCAGGCCATCGCGCTCACGCTCCTCTACCGGATCGTCAGCTATTGGGCCCTGCAGCCCATCGGCTGGACGAGCTGGCTCGGCCTGACGATCGCGTCCCACCGGCGCGGAACGCGCGCCGCCCCCGACGATTAG